From the genome of Lotus japonicus ecotype B-129 chromosome 6, LjGifu_v1.2, one region includes:
- the LOC130723304 gene encoding uridine kinase-like protein 4 isoform X2, with the protein MIIEANNQSDSFYNNLTEEEVTRVQDYNFDHPDAFDTEQLLLVMDKLKRGEAVDIPKYDFKSCKTDVLRRVNPSDVIILEGILVFHDPRVRELMSMKIFVDTDADVRLARRIRRDTNEKGRDIGTVLDQYSKFVKPAFDDFILPTKKYADIIIPRGGDNHVACDLIVQHIRTKLGQHDLCKIYPNLYVIQTTFQIRGMHTLIRDAQITKHDFVFYADRLIRLVVEHGLGHLPFTEKQVITPTGSVYTGVDFCKRLCGVSVIRSGESMENALRACCKGIKIGKILIHREGDNGQQLIYEKLPMDISDRHVLLLDPILGTGNSAVQAISLLIRKGVPESNIIFLNLISAPLGVHVVCKKFPKIKIVTSEIEIGLNKDFRVIPGMGEFGDRYFGTDDDEQLVVPSQ; encoded by the exons ATGATCATCGAGGCAAACAATCAGTCG GATTCCTTTTACAATAACTTGACTGAGGAGGAAGTTACAAGAGTGCAGGATTACAATTTTGACCATCCTG ATGCTTTTGATACTGAGCAATTGCTACTTGTTATGGACAAGTTGAAGCGTGGCGAAGCTGTAGACATCCCGAAGTATGATTTTAAAAGTTGCAAGACTGATGTGTTAAGAAGG GTAAACCCTTCAGATGTTATAATTTTGGAAGGGATCCTTGTTTTCCATGATCCACGTGTTCGGGAGTTGATGAGTATGAAGATATTTGTTGACACAG ATGCTGATGTTCGTTTGGCAAGAAGAATTAGGCGTGATACTAATGAGAAGGGTCGGGATATTGGAACTGTTCTTGATCAG TATTCAAAATTCGTGAAGCCAGCTTTTGATGACTTTATTCTTCCAACAAAGAAGTACGCTGATATAATTATACCCCGTGGAGGAGATAATCATGTGGCCTGTGATTTGATTGTACAGCATATCCGCACAAAGCTCGGTCAGCATGACCTTTGTAAAATATATCCAAATTTGTATGTAATTCAGACAACTTTTCAG ATACGGGGAATGCATACTCTGATCCGTGATGCTCAAATAACAAAGCATGATTTTGTATTTTATGCTGATCGTTTGATTAGATTG GTTGTAGAACACGGCTTGGGGCATCTTCCCTTTACAGAAAAGCAAGTTATCACTCCCACGG GTTCTGTATACACTGGTGTGGATTTTTGTAAGAGATTGTGTGGTGTCTCTGTCATCAGGAG TGGGGAGAGTATGGAGAATGCTTTAAGAGCTTGCTGTAAAGGTATCAAGATTGGGAAAATTTTAATTCACAGAGAAGGTGACAATGGTCAGCAG CTAATATATGAAAAGTTACCAATGGATATCTCAGACCGGCATGTGTTGCTGTTGGACCCTATCCTCGGCACAG GTAATTCGGCTGTTCAAGCAATTTCTTTGCTTATAAGAAAGGGTGTACCAGAGTCCAACATTATATTTCTTAATCTCATATCT GCTCCTTTAGGTGTGCATGTGGTATGCAAAAAATttccaaaaattaaaatagtgaCATCTGAGATTGAGATAGGTTTGAATAAAGATTTCCGTGTCATACCGGGCATGGGCGAGTTTGGCGATAGGTACTTTGGAACAGATGATGATGAACAACTGGTGGTTCCTTCCCAGTAG